The following DNA comes from Candidatus Bathyarchaeota archaeon.
GCTGTGGTCTAGCCTGGCATGACGTTGGGCTCCAGAAAGTATATAGTTGGATGCTGACCCGTGAGGGGATGACGAGTTTTTGGAGCGGGACACCCAAATGTCGAGGGTTCAAATCCTTCCGGCCCCACCATTATAAAACATCATAAATATTTTCGCGCACGATGTTACACATTATATATTTTTTCAAACCGGTACGAATAGGATATAGGATTGAAGATTTTAACCATTGAAACTATTTATTCATGAATATCCAAAGAACATAAATAAATGCAAAGTACCCGTTTTCTATCTAAAAGATCAGCAATTAGTCCTTCACCCAAACTTCTCATATTTGCTACCAACGCCATTCCTGTGAATATAATCCCCAGTTGTGCTGGGGGTGCCCCTAGTTTGCTCATATAGATAGTGAAACAAACGGTTAGTATGGCGGCGCTGAATGAGCGTAATCCTCGTGTTAATAGTAGAACCCGGAAATCTCTATCAAACTCTGTAAAGAATTACATGTGTTTATCGGCTACAGGATTACGGATCATCGGCACATAGAGACCTTATGATAAAGATTTATTGGCAAATTTTGTCTTCTAACAATGTAATGTTTGTTGCGCTTGTAAGAGGAATTACAATAAAAACCTTAAGCCTATTGCCCTATTCCAAGTTATGAACCTCCCAAAGATGGCCGAGGCTAGGCAGATATTTCATCAACCTGAGATCTCTGATATCTCGGCTAAGATAAAATCTGAGCTAGCGAAGAAGAATCTCGGAGATCGGGTGAAACAGGGGCAACGCATCGCGGTGACCGCGGGGAGCAGGGGAATCACGGATATATCTTTGATCCTCAAGACTGTCGTGGCCGAACTCCAAGCAGTTGGAGCTGAGCCGTTCATAATAACCGCTATGGGGAGTCACGGAGGCGCCACTCCAGAAGGACAGATTGAGGTACTTAGTAGCCTGGGCATCAGTGAGGAATCTGTGGGTGCCCCTATCGAGGCTAGCATGGAGGTTCAGATGATCGGAACTCTACCAGACGGAGTTGATGTCTATCTCAGCCGTAAAGTCCTAGAGGCGGACGGGATCTTTGTCGTGGGTAGAGTCAAGCCTCATACAGACTTCAAGGGCGAGATTGAGTCGGGTCTCTTGAAGATGCTGGCGATAGGTCTCGGAAACCAGAAGGGGGCTGAGATGATCCACTGGCACAAATACGTTGGTTACCATCGAATACTCCCCGAGGCGGGGAGGGTCATCATAGAAAGAACCAACATTGTTATGGGCTTGGCGTTGCTGGAGAACGCTCATCACAAGACTGCAGAGATCCACGCATTGCTCCCTGAGGAGTTCTATGAGCAGGAAAAAAAGTTGCTGGAGATCGCAAAGAACCTGTTACCCCGACTGCCCTTCAGGGATATCGATGTGCTTGTGATTGAGGAAATCGGGAAAAATATTAGCGGGGTTGGGATGGATACCAACGTCACAGGGAAGTTCTGGATGCCAGGAGAATACGATCCGAGGGCGGCGGAGATCAAAAAGATAGTGGTGCTCGACCTCTCGGAGGAAACCCATGGGAACGCGATCGGTTTAGGGCTTGCAGACCTAACCACTAGAAGGGCTTTTGATAAGATCGATCATCATAAGACCTATGTGAACTGCCTCACCCAGGGAAGCGGTCACACGGGGAAGACTCCCCCCTATTTGGCAAATGACCGCGATGCTATAGCCACAGCCATTAGGATAAGCGGACCTATACACCCAAGAAAGTCGCGGATGATCCGCATCAGGAACACTCAGGAGCTTGAAACTCTCTATATCTCAGAGGCGCTCGTGGATGAGTTATTAGCGTGCCCCACGCTCCAGAGACGCCTGGTTCTCATAGAGGAGCTTAGGGAGATACAGTTCGACGTATTGGGTTATATGGCTAGATGAACGGCGAAATAGTGCTTAGCGATACCGTGGTGGTTGCATTGATCACGGCCTTTTTCAGAGCAACTCTCGAGCTCCTTTGGGTGAGCTCATAACAAGACCTGAATCTCCTGAGAACGTAGGATTTGACGAAGCATCTCTGGGGCATATAGGGATGGAGTCAATGGATACGGTTTCATATGCGAGATTTTTCTATTTTCTATGTCATTCATATGATAGTTCATAATCTTGAGGATGTTCCTATCTGAGGTTGGTTTTTCCCAGTCTCATCTCTCTCTAGGGGATGACTTCCATGCTCCTTGCACCCTAATCGGCGTTCTCCGGTGATGAGGCCTCCTCAGGACTGGTGTGCTGTTCAATGAATTGTTTTTTCGGGGGTGCTTGGTTTGCGAGAGTATGCTCCTGGTTCAGCCGAAGAGGTGGGGGCCTCCTTCTAGCCTAGCGGGAGCAGCCGCTATTTGATTGCTAAGTATTTATTTTTTATGAAAATATGGATAGCTGAGGAGATGATTGTGTCCTGTGAGCGAAGACAACCTTAAAGGCTGTCTAGAAAACACATGTTTAAAAAGAATTATTATAATCTTTATATGATGTTAAAATAATATTTCAGTAATCACATGCGCATTAAACATAACAGATCCGTTAGGCAAGTTATTTTTCGATACAGAAGACGTTAAAGGGTAGACCTCGCCCCTGATGATCGTTTTCTTCGAGGAGCTGATGGTTGAGGTCCAGGAGTTGATCGAGGGTGGCTCTGTATCTTAGGATCTCCCAGCCCCTATCACTGGAAAAATGGGTGAGTCGAAAGAAAGCAGGTTCTAAAAGTCAAATAATGGTAATGCCTATTTGATCTGGAATGGGTTATGGCCTAATTCTGAAAAAGGTTATAATTACAAACCATTAGAAAATATGATCTATGGGTTAGATTAGAATGAACAGGAGAACTGGGGCAATTGTACTTATTCTAATGGCTTTTCTTCTGTCATCTCCAATAAGCGCTTGGATATTTGCCGTACCTGCTGGCTCCGGGAACGTTCACGGTACTGTTTTGGATGAAAAAGGGGAGCCTGTCTTCAACGTCAAGGTAATGGCCTATTCAGACTCGGGGAACCTCGCGTCCACACTTTACACAGATGAAGATGGATACTTTAGGTTCGCAATTGAAAATCCGGGGCAATACACGATATACTTTGAGAAGGATGGTTATTCGGGGGATCAGACTAGCATCAATTTACCTGCTGGGCTGTTCTTAGATGAAGAGAACGACCCCATAAAGATGGGGGAGATCGTTCTCCTCCAGAACCTACGGCTTGATGCATCCGTACTGAGCAGGATCGTCTCCCGGGGTGAAACGGCAAGCTTTCCCTTCACTGTAGGTATTTTGGATGAATCTGAAGTGACAGAGTTTAGCGTGGTCGGCCCGGAGGGATGGGATATTAGGGTTCTTGACTCCATGGGTGAAATTGGTAGAGTGCAACTTAGCTCCGGGGACCTTAGCCTCACTCTTGAAGTGGGTGTTCCGGAAAATGCGATCGAGATAGGGAGTGTTAATCTCACTGTCATTGGCAGCTTGAACACCTCGTTAATATTCTTAGTTCAACCCACTCCGCTATCCCAGTCCGAGATCGGAGAACCCAAGCTGGCTTCTACTTATCCTTATATTACAGAGGAGCTAGGGAATGCCGTCAACTTCGCCGTCATGGCTACTAACACGGGTGAAGCTGATGAGACCGTCGAGTTCTCTATTGATGCTCCCGAGGGCTGGGAGACGAGTTTTATCACGGGGAGCGGCATGGAGGTCCTTAGTTTGTTTCTTGAATCTGGTGACTCGGAGGCTCTTAGTTTTGAGGTGCAGCCTTCTCCTACAGCTGATGTAGGCGTGTATGAGTTGGAGATCCTAATGGTCTCGGATAACGGGGTAATCTGGGACTCTCTGGTGTTGAAGGTAAGTCTCAAGGAGTCCGAGGGTGAGGTGGATCTCCTGAGCTCATTCACCGATGTTACTGTAGACGCCGGAACTGTTATCCACTACGCGCTAACAATTCGGAACAAAGGAGACATTGATGACCTGTTTATACTTACGGTTCTCTCTGCTCCTGAGACCTGGGATGCTGTCTTTATGTCAGAGACTGTCGAGGTTTCTAGTCTTTTAATATCAGCCGGATCGTATTCAAACCTTGTCTTCGAGGTGATCTCCCCCGATGATTACGAGCCTGGAAGCTACTCTCTCATGGTACTCGTTGAGTCCGAAGGAGGGAGCGTAGGAGACACCCTCTCATTGGGGGTCGAACTGAAGGAGTCCTTCAGCGACATCGAGATTTTGAGCACCTTCACGGATGTCACAGTTGAAGCGGGGAACACCATCACATATCCCTTACAAGTCGAAAACAACGGAGATAACGACGACCAGCTCACTATGAATGTCGTCTCAGCTCCAGACAACTGGGACGCCGTCTTCATGTCGGGGAGCATCGAGGTATCCAGTTTCTACCTCCCAGTGGATGACTTTGAGCATCTAAACCTAGTCGTGGAGCCTCCGAGCAACACAGAGACCGGCGATTATGCTCTGGTGATTCAAGCTGAGTCGGCAGAGGGGGCACTGTCTGAGAAGATCGAACTCAAAGCCACTGTTGTGGGCTCCCACGATGTTGAACTCGAGCTCTCAACGCTCTTCACCACAATAACCATTGGAGACTCTGTAGAGTTCAATGTTGAGGTCACCAACGCTGGGCTTTCCCCCTTGACGTTCCTCCACCTTGAGACGACTGTCCCCGCGGATTGGGACGTCACGGTTTCTCCTTCACAACTAGCATCTCTGGCCCCAATGACATCGGCGATATTCACCTTATCGGCGGAGACGCCTTCGGACACCGTTGCGGGGGACTATATTGTCACTGTGCAGGCCTTAAGTGACCAAGCGGAATCCGAGGAGGCCGACCTCAGACTAACCGCGCAGGCATCAACTTCGTGGGGCTTCTTAGGGCTTGGGCTTGCAATAATAGCTGTAATCGGTCTCGCGATTGTGTTCACGAGATTCAAGAGGAGATAGACGAAATGGTTGAAAATGTGATAGAGACATTCGATCTGACAAAAAGATACGGCGACTTCACAGCTGTTGAATCCTTAGATATGGCTGTGCAGAAAGGAGAGATATTCGGCTTCCTAGGCCCCAACGGGGCCGGGAAAACGACCACGATCCTTATGCTCATGGGTCTTTCTGTGCCTACCTCGGGGAAGGCTACCGTGGCGGGGTACGACATAATCGATAATTCTAGGGAAATAAGGAGTGTCGCCAGTGTTCTCCCAGAATATAGCAGCCTATATGGTGAGCTCACGGCCGCCCAGAACCTTGAGTACGTCGGGAAGCTCAATGACCTAACGAAAGATATACGTGAAGAGAGGATCGGCGAGATGCTAAAGATCGTAGGGATGTCTGATTGGGCAGACGAAAAATATGAAAAATTCTCAAGGGGGATGAAGCAACGAGTCGGGATAGCCGCGACACTAGTCAAGCAGCCTAAACTCGTCTTTCTGGATGAGCCCACCTTGGGCCTGGATCCAGTAGCCACCAAAGAGGTACGGGAGCTAATAATCCGTTTAAACAAGGAGCAGGGACTCACAGTCGTGCTAACTTCCCATATGCTCAACGAGGTTCAGATGACATGCGACCGTGTTGGTATCATTAACAAAGGGAAGCTCATAGTGATGGAGACTCTAGAGAACCTAACAAATGATATGATTGGGAGCGAGGAGAGGAACATCGAGTTCATGCTCTCTGAGGTGCCTCATGGACTTGTCAGGAACTTGGAGGCCGTTGAGGGAGTCAAGTCGGTGACTCAGAAAAGTAATCGGCTCTTTGTTTATGGGGGCGTTGAAAGCGACTACAAAGTATCCAAGACGATAACAGACAACGGCGCCGTGATTCTTATGATGAAACCCAAAGAGTACTCCATGGAAGAGATCTTTATGAAGTACTACGAGGAGGGCTGAAAATGGCGGGCACCTTCACTGTAGCCGCGAAAGAACTCAGGGACCAGTTTGGGAGCAAGCGATTCCTCATCCTGTTTGCCTTGGTCCTGCTCCTTTCTATACTCACTGCATATCAAGGCGTAGATTTCATCAGAGACAACGAAGCCGCCGGATTCGTCAATATATTCTCAGGAAGTCAGTTTGGATTTTCATTCATCCAGATCATGGTCTTCGCCGGCCCCCTGCTGGGTCTCGCCCTTGGCTTCGATGCCATTAACAAAGAGCGAGCTAACGGTACACTCTCAATACTCCTAGGGCAGCCAATCTTTAGAGACTCAGTGAT
Coding sequences within:
- a CDS encoding NEW3 domain-containing protein, which codes for MNRRTGAIVLILMAFLLSSPISAWIFAVPAGSGNVHGTVLDEKGEPVFNVKVMAYSDSGNLASTLYTDEDGYFRFAIENPGQYTIYFEKDGYSGDQTSINLPAGLFLDEENDPIKMGEIVLLQNLRLDASVLSRIVSRGETASFPFTVGILDESEVTEFSVVGPEGWDIRVLDSMGEIGRVQLSSGDLSLTLEVGVPENAIEIGSVNLTVIGSLNTSLIFLVQPTPLSQSEIGEPKLASTYPYITEELGNAVNFAVMATNTGEADETVEFSIDAPEGWETSFITGSGMEVLSLFLESGDSEALSFEVQPSPTADVGVYELEILMVSDNGVIWDSLVLKVSLKESEGEVDLLSSFTDVTVDAGTVIHYALTIRNKGDIDDLFILTVLSAPETWDAVFMSETVEVSSLLISAGSYSNLVFEVISPDDYEPGSYSLMVLVESEGGSVGDTLSLGVELKESFSDIEILSTFTDVTVEAGNTITYPLQVENNGDNDDQLTMNVVSAPDNWDAVFMSGSIEVSSFYLPVDDFEHLNLVVEPPSNTETGDYALVIQAESAEGALSEKIELKATVVGSHDVELELSTLFTTITIGDSVEFNVEVTNAGLSPLTFLHLETTVPADWDVTVSPSQLASLAPMTSAIFTLSAETPSDTVAGDYIVTVQALSDQAESEEADLRLTAQASTSWGFLGLGLAIIAVIGLAIVFTRFKRR
- a CDS encoding lactate racemase domain-containing protein is translated as MNLPKMAEARQIFHQPEISDISAKIKSELAKKNLGDRVKQGQRIAVTAGSRGITDISLILKTVVAELQAVGAEPFIITAMGSHGGATPEGQIEVLSSLGISEESVGAPIEASMEVQMIGTLPDGVDVYLSRKVLEADGIFVVGRVKPHTDFKGEIESGLLKMLAIGLGNQKGAEMIHWHKYVGYHRILPEAGRVIIERTNIVMGLALLENAHHKTAEIHALLPEEFYEQEKKLLEIAKNLLPRLPFRDIDVLVIEEIGKNISGVGMDTNVTGKFWMPGEYDPRAAEIKKIVVLDLSEETHGNAIGLGLADLTTRRAFDKIDHHKTYVNCLTQGSGHTGKTPPYLANDRDAIATAIRISGPIHPRKSRMIRIRNTQELETLYISEALVDELLACPTLQRRLVLIEELREIQFDVLGYMAR
- a CDS encoding ABC transporter ATP-binding protein, with protein sequence MVENVIETFDLTKRYGDFTAVESLDMAVQKGEIFGFLGPNGAGKTTTILMLMGLSVPTSGKATVAGYDIIDNSREIRSVASVLPEYSSLYGELTAAQNLEYVGKLNDLTKDIREERIGEMLKIVGMSDWADEKYEKFSRGMKQRVGIAATLVKQPKLVFLDEPTLGLDPVATKEVRELIIRLNKEQGLTVVLTSHMLNEVQMTCDRVGIINKGKLIVMETLENLTNDMIGSEERNIEFMLSEVPHGLVRNLEAVEGVKSVTQKSNRLFVYGGVESDYKVSKTITDNGAVILMMKPKEYSMEEIFMKYYEEG